Sequence from the Mugil cephalus isolate CIBA_MC_2020 chromosome 20, CIBA_Mcephalus_1.1, whole genome shotgun sequence genome:
TAGCCATTTAGTTGCTCTGGGACTAAAATCTACTTCTTGACATTTACTGAGTTTTAACTTCATTTACAAAACTGCACTAAACGTGTTGAGACGTTAACATCCAAGCGTTAAGCtgccattttttaattttttttatttattttttatttttttggttggaCTGGAAATAAAGTGCATCTAAGACACATATTCACACTGATACGTTTCCACAGCAATAAACATAAACTCTGTTTGTGGGATGGATGAGCACTTGGAACTGTTTCATGCATGTCAGCAGCCTCACGTACATGTATGAATTAAActatcatttttgttttttttatatgtatctGTTCCAAAATTCACAGTGTTTCTAACACAAATACCGACAAATAAATCCACCACATCCACCTCAAAGGTATCTACACTTCCACGGGTCCTTTGAGCTTCTTTTTTGGAACGAGCTCCAGCTGAACATTGTTCACGGGGTCTCTGCTTCGCTTCAGATACGGAGAAGCTACAGTGCTGTCCAGGAAACATGCTGCCTAAAGGTGATAGTCCGGTAATTACGTGCTCCTTTACTTCCACCATGTCCTCCACTCCAGCTCCGGAAGCTTCAAGGGAAAAGGTTTGAATcgaagcagaggagaaaacttATCTCGTTCTGGAGCTGACGGTGTGTAGGAGAAACGTTGGTGGGAATGAAATTGCTCAAGTCCAAAAATATCCCATGTCCAGTAATAATTCTGCATGAAACTCTGATACCGCATAATAATGCCCGATTAGGGTTAACAATGGAGTCTCACTGTGAGTCACCAACTAtcaaatgtccaaaaaaatCTCCCCAAACCAAAGCAGTCCTTTGGTaaaatttgtctttatttagttGACCAAGCTCGAGTCCTGTTTGTGTccttgtatatttatatatagatacacatatatatacatatatatatagaatatcgCAGTGGGTGTGAAAGGCCAACATCAACAATCTCTTTACCAGTTCATCAAGTCTTTTTCAAGGcctttgtcacagctctgtaACACTGACGTCAAAATGTACCTGTCCCGACTAAAACCAGAACACAAGTCGTGATCATCAACAAtgtttcaaaacacatttacaacaatCAACAGGACACaactaaatactgtaaataaaaagaacataaaaaataatgaggcGAAGGCCGATCCCTAAGAAAGGCAGCTCATGTGGTTAAGTTCAGCAAAATGTATAATGTATTTCCACAGTACTAATTAATCGCTCTGAGTTTCTCGTCTTTGAAGAATTCTTCCACTTTTCTGGGAATTAAGTGAAGCGAACGTTTGAAGGTCGATATCGACATCATTAAAGGGACGCGCCACCCCTgggtgaaatttagtcactcccTGTATTCCCTAGAGTCAGATAAGTGAGAAAACatccaggcattgtcctaatccagctaagcagctgttagctttagcttagcataggggCCAATACGCCAGTCCTTCGCAAAAGTGACAAATAAACTCAGACAATCCCTTTGTTCTAGTTTGTACTTGATGTGAGTGAACAGGCCACAAGAAGTAATACgtaaaattcttgagtttatttatcacttttgtgaACAACAAGCTAACTCTACATTACaacgcctatgctaagctaaagctaactgTCGGGACAATGCCTgaactaatttaaaaaagctTTCCCTCACTTCCTCACTTATCTAACTCTGGGGGAATATGGTGAGCGACTAAATTTCGTAACGTGGCCCCTTggaaaatatttggttgattggatattttttatacatatatatatttttttttaattttgctccacaagtttaaatgtctttaaatacacattaacatgaatccaacatattttagccaagacctgtcaatctaagccctctgcacacagcaggccccgcccctatcgctacagtattagcagaaaagaagctaacagtgtaacTTGCTCCCATCAGACAACTACTGGATCGCTgtgtcaacaaaaaaataatatttgaacctgtgtattatttgaacagcttaatattgaatgcagcatgataataataacgtatatttaaaatgtgcactaggccgagtttaatatagatttgattttaaatcaGATATAGATCTGATTTAAAGCCTCAGTGAGTTTAACACGAAAACACGAGTCGGCCATTAAACCGACTGAGTTCGATATTGACCTAGATTCAACTCGGCACTTTGTGAACAGATGTCTCTCCGTGTTGTGGAAATACTGAAATAATATTAAGAGCAAACGGGACCGAATTATAACAAAAGCAGGTGGTAGAAAAAGATTCTTCacttaaatataaacataaatttGGATGAAAGTCAAAGTTAAAGAAGCATTAAATTATGAACTAATGCTTTGTACAATGTGATAAAACGTagagagacatttaaaaaacactcaaacacacacacacacacacaaaaaaaagctgcatgttGCCGGTCCTCTCTGGAAATGTTTCAGTCTGTGAGGAATGATCAGCGATGAAGACGGGACAGTCAATAAAAAGctggggaggggaaggggatgTTGTCCAAGTTCCATGTGTTGGTGCGTTTCGTGCACGGTGCGTcgcatttaaaaaacaaaaacatcaatcaCTGGCCATTAGCCACGAGTTTTGCAGTGAACATCTCGCTGTCAGGGTTCCTAATAGCCTCCTTCTGGACGGCCTGCGGAAACAATAGCAGTCATTAGAGACACACTAAAGACAGCGACAACAGAAAACTTTCAACGGAAGCTGCTGTTTTCGTTTTCAGCGACCCTGGAAATGTCGTTAGTGCGGGTTGAGTCAGTTCTTTCCTCTCCGTTACATAAGGTGGACCTGGTCTCTGGGGATATGTGAGCACTCTGgttctctggttctctggttcTGGGGTTGGTACAcgctcattttttattcatgattttatGATATAATGGTGTTTATCAGAAATGGGGATGATACGTAGTCTTCTAAAAAAGTAATGTCTTACATTACTTAGTGCttaaagtaattagttacactACTAGTTGTACTTTACTCCATGAGGTGCACCGCACCTTAATTGCCAATTAACACTATAATGTCAAACAATATGCCTAAATAAGCATCTTTATTCTAAAAAGAGGACATGCACACAGTCTCTTTTATGCTCGTTCTTATGTGTATTTTGCTCGTGGAAACACGCAACATTTCCTCCACAATTTTATGCAGCTACAAGCCTGTGTGTATCTCCACTTTTGTTGGTCATTGTTTCAATCTTCTTTGTTGTCTTCCTTTAACGAGATCGTTTTTGTAGCTGTAATGTGATTCCTGACATTATCACTAACGCTAATGTGTTACATTACAACATTACGGACaaatgtaatctgattactgtaCTTTGTAATGTGTTTCCCCCGACATTTAAGTTAAACTTTGACCATTTTGAGCAAAAtttaactttctgaatgaggttcTTGCTCCAGTTTACAAACACCAGAGAAAatccaaaaactaaataaacgttcagattaaaagtagaggtacATCAGAACAGATCGCCTCACATGACCCgaaaccttcaatcagaatgagaataaagtctccatgtaaacccggCTATAGTGACGAGTGTAGTCAACGACTTTAAGGCTATTTGTACGTTCTCTGGATTCTTGTGGACACGACATTTCAGGAATGCCTCGAGGGAGTTTCTTAAAATTGGGCTCAGCCATTCATTTCGATGCAGTGATGCACTGGTTATAATGAACTGGAAATAAACCATGTTTCTGAGTAGCGACTTCAGGAATTCCTTAAAATGACCTATAAATGATTATTGTTTTGTGGTCccaaaaacatgtttctgaATGTGAATGTCTTCGGATTAATGTGGGACAGTTTGATGGTCAGAGACAACTGGTAATGAATTGCCTTAAGATGACTTCTGTTGACTTGTCAATAAGTCTGTGAACTTTGGTATCATCTAGTTAAGTTTGATAGTTTGTTAAACTGCACATGTCAGAGACTGAGATGGTCTAGAAGGCCTACGTCCtttgtaatatttaaattaaaacattattgttTGGACTCTGGACTGATTTTGATCCAGAGAATcgtgggaaaaaacaaaatgatttgtcGTGAATAACTTGATATGGGAGAGAATCATCCGAGTGAGGAAAACTTAACGACACAACTATAAATGTGGGAATAATATCTCCAAAAAtgaaacaagctgaaacaagagcaTCTGGATTCAATAGTTTCTCGAAGATGTTCAACCCAGTGTtctaaaacataggtcttcaacagggggtatTGCAGGGGgggccgcaaaatctttgattgaatagacttattttttacatatgtttttaattttcccccacgaatttaaatttctttaaatacacattaacatgactttcacatattttagtaaaggcataagggatagcttaatacggaatgcaaaatgatgataataatttatatttacaaatagccaagcttaatgtagaacacatatagttggtagggggtccttggtctgaaaaacattgaggaCCTCTGTTCTAAAACACTGGTGGGGGTTTGGAgcttaaataggaacatctgtgggtgttgcccatCAAAAACTGACTAGACTCCCTTTCTTTAATGAaatccagttgcccttgtttgaACTCGCTCTTTGGATATATCCGACCTGGAGCAGAAGAGTGTCTTTCACCATTCTTTGAGGAAGTTCAGAATCTCCAGTGATGTAACTGGGCAGTGTCACCTGGAGCAGggaggttttaaatgtttgagttCAAGCAGCTTGAAATGGTGTCATATTACCATCTCATCTTGGATTTACCAAAGCTACAAGGATACCACAAGTACTGCTAGTCGAATACTGTTAGTGGTTACTGGATATTTTTGTATACCTCTGCATCCTTCTGTGTATCTCCTTTCGGTTTTGAGGTGCATTTTTTGTAACAGCACAGCGCCTTCTGGAAGCTCTGCTTGAAGTTTTTCGACAGGAAGGCGTAGAGGACGGGGTTGGCGCAGGAGTTGACGTAGGTGAGGATGACCAGGGAGAAGTAGATCGTAGCGTTGTTCTCTGGGATGGGGTAAGCCAGGTTGACCATGTTGGTGGTGTAGAAGGGCAGCCAGCACagcacaaacaccaacacaatgaTCACCACCATGCGCGTCACTTTGCGCTCCGACTTGCGCCGCCTGGTCAGGCCTGCGCGTACGCTGGCTGACCTCAGCTGGAAGTAAGAACGATTGATTGAAAGGTTTTTAATTACACAGGCAGAGCGAGAACAttcaaagcagaaatgaaatctGTCCCATTACCTTGACGACGATGAGTAGGTAGCAGAGGCAGATGACGACCAGGGGACCGAAGAAGCCCATGATAGACGTGTAGAGGATGAAGACGATGGACCAGGTGCCGTTCGGCTCAGGCCAGCTGATGTTACAGGTGTTGAAAACCTCCTGAACGTTTGAGAAGATGGTGACTGGCAGCACCACCAGAAAAGACACGAGCCACACGATGCCGCTGAGAATCTTGGCGACCCGAGGCTTTCGCCACTTTGCGCTGCGGATAGGATAAACCACGGCTAAGAAGCGGTCGATGCTCATCAGCGTCAGCGAGAAGGTGGAGGCGAACTGGCTCATGCAGTCGGCCGTCATGCAGACCTTGCAGAAGAAATCTCCGTACGGCCAGTAGTAGAGAATGCTGTTGGTCCCGAGGAAGGGAATTCCCAGGATGTAAAGTTCGTCCGCCACGGCCAGATTGAGGATGTACAGATTAGTCACCGTCTTCATCTTGGCGTAGCGGACCACCACGTAGATGGCCAGTGAGTTGCCCAGAAAGCCGACGATGAAGACGATGGTGTAGATGACTGCGATGACACCACTGAATGGTATCTGTAATGACGTCATGTTGCCACTGGTGGTGTTGGTATGGAGGGAAGGCATGGTGACGTTGTCCATGTTGAGGTTGTCCATGCTGTAGCCCTTAGTGCTGACGTCCATGACGAccaaagctgaaaagaaaaggcagcagtTTAATATTCTGTGAATTCCCACTTCAGAGAACCCATGTTATGTCTAACTTCTGCACTCGACAACATAAATTGTGCTGCCTGGGCAAGGTGCCCATATTTACCAGTAGAGAGGCGAAACTTTCCACTGAATTGCCTGGGCATGTGGCCAATGAGCCATTTCTCTTAATGGGAAGCTGCTCTTTAGATGAGAATGACATTAGTTAACAAGGCTATTGTCACCGTATTGGGATCAGATGTCAATTATGGAGGGAGGATGAAGTGAGGCCGAGGGATACGAAGCTACATTCCTCTTTGCTTTATGAACACTCAATTTATATAAGAGTTAATCATTTTCATTCTGTGCGTGAATTTGAAAGGAAACTAGAAGATGTTTACGGCCAAACGATGGGACTTTGGAGGCATCTATTACAGTTTGGACACAGTGTTAATGTAGATTTAGTCCATTTATGAGCCGAACGATGCTCGGTGTAGTAttttaagctttaaaaaaataactttcaacGTTAAAAGGGTGTTGTCTGGGCTTGGGATCAGTTTTGGAAACAAGTCAGTGCATTAGAAGCTAAAATTTCCAATAGAAATCTACTGCATCCAAATGTGCATGGATGAGTATGAGTTGTTATGAATATGGGAATAAGGCTGTGTTTGTATTTCAATGGATAACGAGAGAGAgcgatagagagagagagagagagtatacTCCGGTGTTTCTTGGATTCAGTGTGTTTGAAAGATGGACAATCATGTAATTTGCGTCCATTTGGGAGATAATAATTTGCATTCTGCACTTGGATTTAAAAGAAAGGGACCTCTATTACAATTGTAGTCAGAGTTCGTTGaaatatgtttagttttttatgtattttctaaTCAACCTCAAAGCTGCGTATGGATCCCAAATCCACCATATCGTGTGTTATGCAATGCGTTTCATGGCTAATAACTGCCCTCGCCCTGTGCCTTGTGGGTGacctgaataataaataatagtctCTTAAGTGTCAGTTGCCGGAGGTTGCGTCCTGAGGCGGCGAAAATGTGTTGCACAAATAAATCGTTTGACGTGAAGAGTCACTGAACCGCGCTCCAAAACACGGGAGTGACGCGCAGCCCGCAGCTTGTTGTTGGTGAAACAAACACCAGTGTCCCCTTCAAGATGCATCTAGCTTGACATTTTTATCCAACAAACTTTAACAGCCGTAGCCCGAAGTCATGCGAGACGTTTTACGAGTTAACGTGTCTTTTAGATTCAATTAGATTTTATGAAATGAAACGTCAATTCTCGTTTATAGAAACATTACGAGTGGATTTTCTAGTGGATAAATACCAAAAAACTACAATTTGCATGTTTCATTTGTGCCATGACCCTTTGGAAAAGGCGGATGTAATCTTACCTGTGCGCTCCTGTGCGCAAACCCACTCTCCACCTGAGCGATGCGCGTCCTCACAGTCCGTGCGCTTTTGGAGACGTTCTCTTATCCCGTAGTTTGAAAGAGAAACCTCCTCACAAGTTATCTTCCCTTCATCTTGCGGCGTTTTCCTCCATCCGAGGGTCAGAAATGAACTTGTCTCTGGGATTTTCTcaaagcagaagaagacagagaaaatcCGTGCGCGTTAGGAGACGCCTCTCTGAGCTGATGGCAATTCACTGGCTGGGCTCAAGTATTTATGTTGGAGACGTCATCCCGCCTTTGGATGTGAAAGTCCCACCCATGGGTGGTTTTAAATCACCTCACAGCTAAGACCGGTTGTAGCGGTAAAAGCTtgcatcgtttttttttcccttttggtGCATCAGAGGCTTTTATGTTCAGCCTTCCACTAGGTCGTGACTCTTGTTTCCCACTGTGCGAGACAGAGCCGAGATGGAGCGATCCCCAGATCCAGACATGCAGAATAAAGGACCTTGACCTGAGACATGCAGAGGAATGAGGGTGAAGGGGGGGTCTGATGGTAACTGTCTGCGAAGGCTGCCTACTTTCCACGCATTAGGTTCATGTCGCTGTCAACCTTTGGTGTGAAATACTCCAGTTATGTCACCAGTGGCGGCCTTTACACGGACACTAGTGTTtctgtattaataataataaaaacacatcatgaTATCACCTGAAccagctggggatggctgctgctgctatcaGGGAGTGTCATCGCACATacacatgtctaagcaacagatatatgaatgaaaaccagcagaaccctgaattatcacaagatgctttaaatcttatttacttctcctgtcagtggtcataatgttatggctggtttCTTTCTGGtacatttcttttctgtaaaACCTATGGATGACATCATGCCGGGCCATTATACAAAGAATAATCCAGACGTGCTGTGTGGTGGATTTAAAGGAGATTTAAGGAGTTTTTATTATAACGTGTCACATATTGATCCATAACTCAAATTCAGAAACTACAGTTTCCTTTATTCTCATATCCAGACTTTGGTATTAAGTCCAGCAAAGAGCTGCGGCTTGGTGAGTGGGTGAAGCTCCAGAGGAGAACGTAGCTCTCTGGGTTCCTTCACCGTTCACTAATTGTATTTACAGGGAAATCTTAAATGAATTCTGATACAATGAGACGTAAATTGGTTCCTTGTAAATGACCGTGTAGGGTCGCATGCTGCTACAGCTCTGAGCTCATCAGTACAACGTCTCACGACCCGGTTGTTgttacttgttgttgttgttacttagGTAGTTACTTAGGTtgcgcccacctagaccagaccagaccagaccagaccagcctgCCTGCCccacagatgagatgagatgagatgagatgagatgagatgaaatgggATATGATACAATGCGATGTGATACGATaagatacgatatgatacgataagaagatgagatgagatgctaCAGATACATTCAACAATGTAGGTGGACTAtgtatggagaaaaaaaatattaagcaTATATTACAATATAACTTTCATTAAAATTTAAGTACTTATATACACATCTACTAGTTGAGGATGCAGACGGTGCAACATtacagatataaatatatatatatacgagTATCCTCCTGAGAGCTgagctgcagttttattttctccatttcttactaattagcaaagttatagtTTGTTACTGTTGATAGAATTTGCCTGTAaaattaaactagaaaagttaatattcataaataaacaagtttgaaatgtaaaatttgatgaagttttgtacttttgttaCCTGAtttgctgcagaatgaatccactgaaatcgTCACtatcgtgtttttacaccaactcgCATCTAGTttagaggataaaagtttaaatgaagcagaataatcagCCACAAaccgtccccatatgaggacgcagggtctcgggaggttattGTGTAGATCAGATGATATGATGCAA
This genomic interval carries:
- the LOC124998484 gene encoding somatostatin receptor type 5-like isoform X1; translated protein: MDVSTKGYSMDNLNMDNVTMPSLHTNTTSGNMTSLQIPFSGVIAVIYTIVFIVGFLGNSLAIYVVVRYAKMKTVTNLYILNLAVADELYILGIPFLGTNSILYYWPYGDFFCKVCMTADCMSQFASTFSLTLMSIDRFLAVVYPIRSAKWRKPRVAKILSGIVWLVSFLVVLPVTIFSNVQEVFNTCNISWPEPNGTWSIVFILYTSIMGFFGPLVVICLCYLLIVVKLRSASVRAGLTRRRKSERKVTRMVVIIVLVFVLCWLPFYTTNMVNLAYPIPENNATIYFSLVILTYVNSCANPVLYAFLSKNFKQSFQKALCCYKKCTSKPKGDTQKDAEVTLPSYITGDSELPQRMVKDTLLLQAVQKEAIRNPDSEMFTAKLVANGQ
- the LOC124998484 gene encoding somatostatin receptor type 5-like isoform X2; this encodes MDVSTKGYSMDNLNMDNVTMPSLHTNTTSGNMTSLQIPFSGVIAVIYTIVFIVGFLGNSLAIYVVVRYAKMKTVTNLYILNLAVADELYILGIPFLGTNSILYYWPYGDFFCKVCMTADCMSQFASTFSLTLMSIDRFLAVVYPIRSAKWRKPRVAKILSGIVWLVSFLVVLPVTIFSNVQEVFNTCNISWPEPNGTWSIVFILYTSIMGFFGPLVVICLCYLLIVVKLRSASVRAGLTRRRKSERKVTRMVVIIVLVFVLCWLPFYTTNMVNLAYPIPENNATIYFSLVILTYVNSCANPVLYAFLSKNFKQSFQKALCCYKKCTSKPKGDTQKDAEAVQKEAIRNPDSEMFTAKLVANGQ